In one Pseudomonas sp. 31-12 genomic region, the following are encoded:
- a CDS encoding ABC transporter substrate-binding protein produces the protein MSKRLPFAPLAAAIGLGFSLVAGSLVAPTVAHAEGEIRIAEQFGIVYLLLNVVRDQNLIEKYGKQEGIDIKVDWTQLSGGAAVNDALLSGSIDIAGAGVGPLLTIWDRTHGKQNVKAVASLGNFPYYLVSNNPKVKTIADFTEKDRIAVPAVGVSVQSRFLQYAAAKQWGDKEFNRLDKYTIAVPHPDATAALIAGGTELSGHFSNPPFQDQALGNPNVHVVLNTYDLLGPNSPTVLFATEKFRNENPKTYKAFVEALTEAAQFAQNDKGAAADTYIRVTKAKIDRAALLKIIDNPQFEFSVTPKNTYPLAELLYRVGAIKNKPDSWKDYFFQDAKPLQGS, from the coding sequence ATGTCCAAACGTCTTCCATTCGCGCCGCTGGCCGCTGCCATCGGTTTGGGATTCAGCCTGGTCGCCGGCAGTCTGGTGGCGCCGACCGTGGCCCACGCCGAAGGTGAAATCCGCATCGCCGAGCAGTTCGGCATCGTCTACTTGTTGCTCAACGTGGTGCGCGATCAGAACCTGATCGAGAAGTACGGCAAGCAGGAAGGCATCGACATCAAAGTCGACTGGACCCAGTTGTCCGGTGGCGCGGCGGTCAACGATGCGCTGCTCTCGGGTTCGATTGATATCGCCGGGGCGGGCGTCGGTCCGTTGCTGACCATCTGGGACCGCACCCACGGCAAGCAGAACGTCAAGGCCGTGGCCTCCCTCGGCAACTTCCCGTACTACCTGGTGAGCAACAACCCCAAGGTCAAAACCATCGCCGACTTCACCGAAAAAGACCGCATCGCGGTGCCGGCGGTCGGCGTTTCGGTGCAGTCGCGTTTCCTGCAATACGCGGCCGCCAAGCAGTGGGGTGACAAGGAATTCAATCGCCTCGACAAGTACACCATTGCCGTACCGCATCCGGATGCCACGGCTGCGCTTATCGCCGGAGGTACCGAGTTGAGCGGGCACTTCTCCAACCCGCCATTCCAGGATCAGGCGCTGGGCAATCCCAACGTTCATGTGGTGCTGAACACCTATGACCTGCTGGGTCCGAACTCGCCAACCGTGCTGTTCGCCACCGAGAAATTCCGCAACGAGAACCCGAAAACCTATAAAGCCTTCGTTGAAGCGCTGACCGAAGCCGCGCAGTTTGCCCAGAACGATAAAGGCGCCGCCGCCGACACCTACATCCGCGTCACCAAAGCCAAAATAGACCGCGCCGCGCTGCTGAAAATCATCGACAACCCGCAGTTCGAATTCAGCGTCACGCCGAAAAACACTTACCCATTGGCCGAGCTCCTGTACCGCGTCGGCGCGATCAAAAACAAACCGGATTCGTGGAAGGATTACTTCTTCCAGGACGCCAAGCCACTGCAAGGGAGCTGA
- a CDS encoding ABC transporter ATP-binding protein, whose protein sequence is MNAPLQGHTASNPIAAAQALLSVDHVSLEYRTPQRVVRATHQVSFEIDPADRFVLLGPSGCGKSTLLKAVAGFIQPCEGEIRLQGQTVHAPGPDRIVVFQEFDQLPPWKTVKQNVMFPLLASKTLKRKEAEERALHYLDKVGLAAFADAYPHTLSGGMKARVAIARALAMQPKILLMDEPFAALDALTRRKMQEELLLLWEEVRFTLLFVTHSIEEALVVGNRILLLSPHPGRVRAEVHSHQYDLHSLGGVAFQESARRIHRLLFDEGQSPETERGLDFSDIRIAY, encoded by the coding sequence ATGAACGCCCCTTTGCAAGGCCACACGGCCAGCAACCCGATCGCGGCAGCCCAGGCGCTGCTGTCCGTCGACCATGTCAGCCTCGAATACCGCACGCCGCAACGGGTGGTTCGGGCGACGCACCAAGTGAGTTTTGAAATCGATCCGGCGGACCGCTTTGTGCTGCTGGGTCCGTCGGGTTGCGGTAAATCGACACTGCTCAAAGCGGTCGCCGGGTTCATTCAACCGTGCGAGGGCGAAATTCGGCTGCAAGGCCAGACCGTCCATGCGCCGGGGCCGGACCGGATTGTGGTGTTTCAGGAGTTCGATCAGCTGCCGCCGTGGAAAACCGTCAAACAGAACGTGATGTTTCCGCTGCTGGCGTCGAAAACGCTGAAGCGAAAAGAGGCTGAAGAACGGGCGCTGCACTACCTGGACAAGGTCGGTCTGGCGGCGTTTGCCGATGCCTATCCGCACACCCTGTCTGGCGGCATGAAGGCGCGTGTGGCGATTGCCCGGGCGTTGGCGATGCAGCCGAAAATCCTCCTGATGGACGAACCTTTCGCCGCCCTCGATGCGCTGACTCGCCGCAAGATGCAGGAAGAGTTGCTGCTGCTCTGGGAGGAGGTGCGCTTCACGCTGCTGTTCGTCACGCACTCCATCGAAGAAGCGCTGGTGGTGGGCAACCGTATTCTGTTGCTGTCGCCGCATCCGGGGCGGGTGCGGGCCGAAGTTCACAGCCATCAATACGATTTGCACAGCCTCGGCGGCGTGGCGTTTCAGGAATCGGCGCGACGGATTCATCGGCTGTTGTTCGATGAAGGCCAGTCGCCGGAAACCGAGCGTGGGCTGGATTTTTCTGACATTCGCATCGCTTATTGA
- a CDS encoding ABC transporter permease produces MSHLSSAREEFETVLQPLTSVPVERELPLGQRLWQQGWLRKSLILILLAVLWEVVARIQNNDLLLPSFLQTGSALYDGLLSGELLGKVWISLVVLLKGYLIGIVLAFALTSLAVSTQFGRDLLSTLTSMFNPLPAIALLPLALLWFGLGQNSLIFVLVHSVLWALALNTYAGFLGVSETLRMAGRNYGLKGMRFVLFILIPAALPSILAGLKIGWAFAWRTLIAAELVFGATSGKGGLGWYIFQNRNELYTDKVFAGLAVVILIGLLVENLVFDSLERVTVKRWGMQR; encoded by the coding sequence ATGAGCCATTTATCATCTGCGCGTGAAGAGTTTGAAACCGTTTTGCAGCCATTGACCAGCGTGCCGGTGGAGCGCGAATTACCGCTCGGCCAACGCCTGTGGCAACAGGGCTGGCTGCGTAAGAGCCTGATCCTTATTTTGCTCGCAGTGCTGTGGGAGGTGGTTGCGCGCATTCAGAACAACGACCTGTTGCTGCCAAGTTTTCTACAAACCGGCAGCGCGCTGTATGACGGTTTGCTCAGCGGCGAGTTGCTGGGAAAAGTCTGGATTTCGCTGGTCGTTCTGCTCAAGGGCTACTTGATCGGCATCGTCCTGGCGTTTGCCTTGACCTCGTTGGCGGTGTCGACTCAGTTCGGTCGCGACCTGCTGAGCACTTTGACCTCGATGTTCAACCCGCTGCCGGCTATTGCGCTGTTGCCGCTGGCGCTGCTGTGGTTTGGCCTGGGGCAGAACAGCCTGATTTTCGTGCTGGTGCATTCGGTGCTTTGGGCGTTGGCGCTGAATACTTATGCCGGGTTTCTCGGCGTCTCGGAAACCCTGCGCATGGCAGGGCGCAATTACGGCCTCAAGGGTATGCGTTTTGTGTTGTTCATCCTGATCCCGGCGGCGCTGCCGTCGATCCTTGCCGGGCTGAAAATTGGTTGGGCGTTTGCGTGGCGAACCCTGATCGCAGCGGAATTGGTGTTTGGCGCGACCAGTGGCAAGGGTGGGTTGGGCTGGTACATTTTTCAGAATCGTAATGAGCTGTACACCGACAAGGTGTTTGCCGGGTTGGCGGTGGTGATTTTGATTGGGTTGCTGGTGGAGAACCTGGTGTTTGATTCGTTGGAGCGGGTGACCGTTAAGCGTTGGGGGATGCAGCGCTGA
- a CDS encoding LysR family transcriptional regulator, with protein MQLPDMNLLVALDALLDEGSVVGAARRMNLSPAAMSRTLTRIREAIGDPILVRAGRGLVPTPKALELREQVRDVVEQAALLFRSADAVELGSLRRRFSIRANDFFVGVYGGKLFDTLDRQAPHCELRFVPEGDGDDEALREGRIDLNISNTRPLTPEVKVQNLFSTHFVGLVREDHPLFDEEITAERFAGFSHISMSRRGIARGPIDTALNALGLERRVAVIAPSFHAAMFALPDSDLILPVPKEALLSVRRLGLKLRSFTLPIPLPTLMLTQAWHPRFDKDPAHRWLRETLKACCDETWLAAQPT; from the coding sequence ATGCAACTCCCGGACATGAACCTGTTGGTCGCCCTCGACGCCTTGCTCGATGAGGGCAGTGTGGTGGGCGCCGCGCGGCGGATGAACCTCAGCCCGGCGGCCATGAGCCGAACACTCACGCGTATCCGCGAGGCCATCGGCGACCCGATTCTGGTGCGTGCCGGTCGTGGACTGGTGCCTACGCCCAAGGCGCTGGAACTTCGCGAGCAAGTGCGCGACGTCGTGGAACAGGCCGCGCTGCTGTTTCGCTCGGCCGATGCGGTGGAGTTGGGTTCATTGCGCCGTCGGTTCAGCATCCGCGCCAATGATTTTTTCGTCGGCGTTTACGGCGGCAAGCTGTTCGACACCCTCGACCGCCAGGCGCCGCATTGCGAGCTGCGCTTCGTCCCTGAAGGCGATGGCGATGATGAAGCGCTGCGCGAAGGGCGGATCGACCTGAACATCAGCAACACCCGGCCGCTGACCCCGGAAGTGAAGGTGCAGAATCTGTTCTCCACTCATTTCGTTGGTCTGGTTCGCGAGGACCATCCGCTGTTCGATGAAGAGATCACGGCCGAACGTTTCGCCGGGTTTTCGCATATCAGCATGTCCCGGCGCGGCATTGCCCGTGGTCCTATCGATACGGCACTGAATGCCTTGGGGCTGGAGCGGCGGGTGGCTGTGATTGCGCCGAGCTTCCACGCGGCGATGTTTGCGCTGCCGGATTCCGACCTGATTTTGCCGGTGCCCAAGGAAGCGTTGTTGAGCGTGCGACGCCTGGGCTTGAAGCTGCGCTCGTTTACCCTGCCGATTCCCTTGCCCACCCTCATGCTGACCCAAGCCTGGCATCCGCGTTTCGACAAGGATCCGGCCCACCGCTGGCTGCGAGAAACGCTCAAGGCTTGCTGTGACGAAACGTGGCTGGCTGCGCAACCCACTTGA
- a CDS encoding MFS transporter: MTSLTVTAPLAATSPAAVTPPVFGPRIIIGLVGVLLAVLVSGLNEMVTKVALADIRGALAIGYDEGTWLVASYTATSVAAMAFAPWCAVTFSLRRFTLCAISAFTLLGVLCPFAPNYESLLLMRTLQGLAGGALPPMLMTVALRFLPANVKLYGLAGYALTATFGPGLGTPLAGLWTEYVGWQWTFWQIIAPCLIAMAAVAYGLPQDPLRLERFKQFNWRGLLLGFPAICMLVIGILQGNRLDWFESSLICGLLGGGLLMLVLFLINEWSQPIPFFKMQMLGIRNLAFALLTLAGVLVVLLAVIIIPSSYLAQVQGYRPVQTAPIMLLAALPQLIALPLVAALCNLRWVDCRWVLGLGLSMLALSCIGGSQLTSVWIRDDFYALQWLQIFGQPMAVLPLLMLSTGSITPMEGPYASAWFNTVKGLSAVIATGVIEALTTARLHFHSSMLVDNLGNSPLTDSDSAGLAHRLHEQAVVLTSSDLYLCMAGVALALILLIFWLPTRIYPPRAPT; this comes from the coding sequence ATGACTTCCCTCACGGTCACGGCACCTCTTGCCGCGACCAGTCCGGCCGCCGTTACGCCTCCCGTCTTCGGCCCGCGAATCATCATCGGTCTGGTGGGGGTCTTGCTGGCGGTGCTGGTGTCGGGCCTCAACGAGATGGTGACCAAGGTCGCCCTGGCCGACATTCGTGGCGCATTGGCCATCGGCTACGACGAAGGCACCTGGCTGGTCGCCAGCTACACGGCGACCTCGGTAGCCGCCATGGCCTTCGCGCCGTGGTGTGCAGTGACCTTCTCGCTGCGGCGCTTCACCCTCTGCGCCATCAGCGCCTTCACCCTGTTGGGCGTGTTGTGCCCGTTCGCCCCGAACTACGAAAGCCTGCTGCTGATGCGTACCTTGCAAGGCCTGGCCGGGGGTGCGCTTCCGCCGATGCTGATGACCGTCGCGCTGCGCTTTTTACCGGCCAACGTGAAGCTCTACGGTCTGGCGGGTTATGCGCTGACGGCCACTTTCGGCCCAGGTCTCGGCACTCCTCTGGCCGGTTTGTGGACCGAGTACGTCGGCTGGCAATGGACCTTCTGGCAAATCATCGCTCCGTGCCTGATTGCCATGGCGGCCGTGGCGTACGGTTTGCCGCAGGATCCGCTACGTCTGGAGCGCTTCAAGCAATTCAACTGGCGCGGCTTGCTTCTGGGTTTTCCGGCGATCTGCATGCTGGTGATCGGCATCCTGCAAGGCAATCGTCTGGACTGGTTCGAGTCGAGCCTGATCTGCGGATTGCTCGGCGGCGGGCTGTTGATGCTGGTGCTGTTCCTGATCAACGAATGGTCGCAGCCGATCCCGTTTTTCAAGATGCAGATGCTCGGCATCCGCAACCTGGCGTTCGCCTTGTTGACCCTGGCCGGGGTGCTGGTGGTGTTGCTGGCGGTGATCATCATTCCGTCCAGCTACCTGGCACAGGTGCAAGGTTATCGCCCGGTTCAGACCGCACCGATCATGTTGCTGGCGGCCCTGCCACAGTTGATCGCGCTGCCCCTGGTGGCGGCGCTGTGCAACCTGCGGTGGGTCGATTGTCGCTGGGTGTTGGGGCTCGGACTGAGCATGTTGGCGCTGTCGTGCATCGGTGGTTCACAGCTGACGTCGGTGTGGATTCGTGACGATTTCTACGCGCTGCAATGGCTGCAAATCTTCGGTCAGCCCATGGCGGTGCTGCCGCTGCTGATGCTCTCCACCGGCAGCATCACGCCGATGGAAGGCCCTTACGCCTCGGCTTGGTTCAACACCGTGAAAGGCCTGTCAGCGGTGATCGCTACCGGAGTGATCGAGGCGTTGACCACGGCAAGGCTGCATTTCCATTCGAGCATGCTGGTGGACAACCTCGGCAATTCCCCTCTGACCGACAGCGACAGCGCCGGTCTTGCTCATCGGCTGCATGAACAGGCCGTGGTGTTGACCTCATCGGATCTTTATCTGTGCATGGCCGGCGTCGCGCTGGCGCTGATCCTGCTGATTTTCTGGCTGCCGACGCGGATTTATCCACCGCGCGCACCGACATGA
- a CDS encoding HlyD family secretion protein — MTTQTNQKVVVGVAAVVAVGVLIYLLAPGVFGKRTQQSTNDAFVSADFTLVVPRVAGFIKEVLVEDNQQVKAGQLLALIDDRDLRAAAQAADAETLVARAQLQNARATLERQTSVIAQAQATVVSAKAEMAFAEHELNRYNHLAGVGAGTVQNAQQARTRIDQATARLANVTAVLAAERKQVEILTAQRDAADGGLKRAQAALEMASYELSYTRIVAPQDGMVGERAVRVGAYVTPGSKILAVVPLAQAYVVANFQETQLTDVKPGQDVQVRVDSLGGEVLTGRVESIAPATGVTFASIKPDNATGNFTKVVQRIPVKIVLEPGQALAERLRVGMSVEASIDTADGATASEVVQR, encoded by the coding sequence ATGACGACTCAAACAAATCAAAAAGTGGTGGTCGGCGTCGCCGCAGTGGTGGCGGTCGGCGTGCTGATTTATTTGCTGGCGCCAGGCGTTTTTGGCAAGCGCACGCAGCAGAGCACCAACGACGCCTTCGTCTCGGCGGACTTCACCCTGGTGGTGCCTCGCGTCGCGGGCTTCATCAAGGAAGTGCTGGTGGAGGACAACCAGCAGGTCAAGGCCGGGCAATTGCTGGCGTTGATCGACGACCGCGACCTGCGTGCCGCCGCCCAGGCCGCCGACGCCGAAACGCTGGTGGCCAGGGCGCAACTGCAAAACGCTCGGGCAACCCTTGAGCGCCAGACGTCCGTGATCGCTCAGGCCCAGGCCACGGTGGTGTCGGCCAAGGCTGAAATGGCCTTCGCCGAGCACGAACTGAACCGCTACAACCACTTGGCCGGAGTCGGTGCCGGCACGGTGCAGAATGCGCAGCAAGCGCGCACGCGCATCGATCAGGCCACCGCGCGGTTGGCCAACGTCACGGCGGTGCTGGCGGCGGAGCGCAAGCAGGTAGAGATCCTTACCGCTCAGCGCGACGCGGCTGACGGTGGATTGAAACGGGCGCAAGCGGCGTTGGAAATGGCCAGCTACGAGCTGTCTTACACGCGCATCGTTGCTCCTCAGGACGGCATGGTGGGTGAGCGGGCGGTGCGGGTTGGCGCTTACGTGACGCCGGGCAGCAAGATTCTGGCAGTGGTGCCGCTGGCACAGGCTTACGTGGTGGCCAACTTTCAGGAAACCCAACTGACTGACGTGAAGCCGGGGCAGGACGTGCAAGTGCGTGTCGACAGCCTCGGCGGTGAGGTTTTAACGGGGCGCGTCGAGAGTATCGCGCCGGCCACCGGTGTGACCTTTGCGTCGATCAAACCGGACAATGCCACCGGTAACTTCACTAAAGTGGTGCAGCGGATTCCGGTGAAAATTGTGCTGGAACCGGGTCAGGCATTGGCCGAGCGGTTGCGGGTTGGGATGTCGGTTGAAGCGAGCATTGATACCGCCGATGGGGCGACTGCGTCTGAGGTGGTTCAGCGATGA
- a CDS encoding efflux transporter outer membrane subunit, protein MKSVVDRADAFASKPAPTLGRFNAHNLGTKVDSLWERACSRSGRWPHLSLYALLVMSLSACTVGPDFQKPQPQQITEWSKPSKSAASEAVPTDMNERWWEVFNDPKLSALTQRALTDNLDLKLASSRLQQSRAARQVITADRYPNTAATGSYGRKRNSGEGLNDPSGNNGDSAFNLWDAGFSASWELDFWGRVRRETEAADATLEVAENDRRGVLLSVLAETAQDYIQLRGVQSTRVVTEQNLDVARHSLKLSQLRLADGVATDLDVAEAAAQVAAIESRLPALEQRQSQLINALSLLMGEPPQALHAELSTDAPVPPTPRQVAIGLPSQLAERRPDIRQAEARLHAATASIGVARGDFYPRITLSGNIGSQAMQLSDFGSWGSRAFGIGPQFSLPLFDGGRLRGVLNLREAQQQEAAVGYQQTVLRAWHEIDDQLSAYNASQLRRDSLAEAVRQNQIALRTAQQQYVEGVVDFVNVLTVQGALLATQEQFVESSTGVSLAMVGLYKALGGGWESVYPVARVVTSNPV, encoded by the coding sequence ATGAAGAGCGTTGTTGACCGGGCTGACGCCTTCGCGAGCAAGCCCGCTCCCACATTGGGCCGGTTCAATGCACACAATCTTGGTACAAAAGTAGATTCCCTGTGGGAACGAGCTTGCTCGCGAAGCGGCCGCTGGCCTCACCTATCCCTTTATGCCTTGCTGGTCATGAGCCTTTCAGCCTGCACCGTCGGCCCCGACTTCCAGAAACCTCAACCCCAACAAATCACCGAATGGTCAAAACCGTCCAAATCTGCCGCCAGCGAAGCAGTCCCCACCGACATGAACGAACGCTGGTGGGAAGTCTTCAACGACCCGAAACTTTCGGCCCTCACCCAACGCGCCCTGACCGACAACCTCGACCTGAAACTCGCCAGCAGCCGCTTGCAGCAAAGTCGCGCCGCACGCCAGGTAATCACCGCTGACCGTTACCCCAACACCGCCGCCACCGGCAGTTACGGGCGCAAACGCAACAGCGGCGAAGGTCTGAACGACCCATCTGGCAATAACGGCGACTCGGCGTTCAACCTCTGGGACGCCGGTTTCTCCGCCTCCTGGGAACTGGATTTCTGGGGCCGTGTGCGCCGCGAAACCGAAGCCGCTGATGCGACCCTGGAAGTGGCGGAAAACGATCGACGTGGCGTGCTGCTGTCGGTGCTCGCCGAAACGGCTCAGGACTACATTCAACTGCGCGGCGTGCAGAGCACCCGAGTCGTCACCGAGCAAAACCTCGACGTCGCCCGACACAGCCTGAAACTCTCGCAACTGCGCCTGGCCGACGGCGTTGCCACCGACCTGGACGTCGCCGAAGCGGCGGCGCAAGTCGCCGCCATCGAATCGCGCCTGCCGGCACTGGAACAGCGCCAATCACAACTGATCAACGCGCTCAGCCTGTTGATGGGCGAACCGCCGCAAGCGCTCCACGCCGAGTTATCCACAGACGCCCCCGTGCCGCCTACCCCGCGTCAGGTCGCCATCGGGCTGCCGTCGCAACTGGCCGAACGCCGCCCGGACATCCGTCAGGCCGAAGCCCGCCTGCATGCCGCCACCGCGAGCATCGGCGTGGCCAGGGGTGACTTCTATCCGCGGATAACCCTGTCCGGCAACATCGGTTCACAAGCCATGCAGCTCAGCGATTTCGGCTCCTGGGGCTCGCGCGCATTCGGCATCGGTCCGCAATTCAGCCTGCCGCTGTTCGACGGCGGCCGCCTGCGCGGGGTCCTGAATTTACGCGAGGCCCAGCAACAGGAAGCCGCCGTCGGCTACCAGCAAACCGTACTGCGCGCATGGCATGAAATCGACGATCAACTGAGCGCCTACAACGCCAGCCAACTGCGCCGCGACAGCCTCGCCGAAGCCGTGCGCCAAAACCAGATCGCTTTGCGCACCGCACAGCAGCAATACGTGGAAGGCGTTGTGGACTTCGTCAACGTCCTCACGGTGCAAGGCGCGCTGTTGGCGACTCAGGAGCAATTTGTGGAGAGCTCGACCGGGGTGTCGCTGGCGATGGTGGGTTTGTATAAGGCGTTGGGTGGGGGATGGGAGTCGGTGTATCCGGTGGCTCGCGTCGTTACCAGTAATCCGGTTTGA
- a CDS encoding DUF6124 family protein gives MHKITPNPPGNPGTDSDDSLEAEKLKEAADRAFAHYFPPADGKPTKRRKGHLFTVSPDIDTEALLANASEDLLSISAIAADLADDVDGTRRSVALALSRMADGVQLLVERAMDHWEALQIQQAQAKV, from the coding sequence ATGCACAAGATTACTCCGAATCCGCCAGGTAACCCTGGCACCGATTCCGACGATTCCCTCGAAGCCGAAAAACTCAAGGAAGCCGCTGACCGCGCCTTCGCCCACTACTTCCCCCCGGCTGATGGAAAACCAACCAAACGCCGCAAAGGCCATCTCTTCACCGTTTCCCCCGACATCGACACCGAAGCCCTGCTGGCCAATGCCTCCGAAGACCTGCTGTCCATCAGCGCCATTGCGGCCGATCTCGCGGACGATGTGGACGGGACGCGGCGCTCGGTCGCCCTGGCGCTCAGCCGTATGGCCGATGGTGTGCAGTTGCTGGTTGAGCGGGCGATGGATCATTGGGAGGCGTTGCAGATTCAGCAGGCTCAGGCCAAGGTTTAG
- a CDS encoding slipin family protein — protein sequence MGLQLGFAALLLLLIALAGSTFRILREYERGVVFQLGRFWQVKGPGLILLIPVVQQMVRVDLRTVVLDVPAQDVITRDNVSVKVNAVLYFRVLDPQKAIIQVEDFLMATSQLAQTTLRAVLGKHELDELLAERERLNIDIQQVLDAQTDAWGIKVANVEIKHVDLNESMVRAIAKQAEAERERRAKVIHAEGELQASEKLMQAAEMLGRQPGAMQLRYMQTLSSIAGDKTATIVFPLPIELLKGMADLSSKS from the coding sequence ATGGGCCTGCAACTGGGTTTTGCCGCGCTACTGTTACTGCTGATCGCGCTGGCGGGTTCGACTTTCCGCATCCTGCGCGAATACGAGCGCGGGGTGGTGTTCCAGCTCGGGCGCTTCTGGCAGGTCAAGGGGCCTGGCCTGATCCTGCTGATTCCGGTGGTCCAGCAAATGGTTCGCGTCGACCTGCGCACCGTGGTGCTCGACGTGCCGGCACAAGACGTCATCACTCGCGACAACGTTTCGGTCAAGGTCAACGCGGTGCTGTATTTCCGCGTGCTCGACCCACAGAAAGCCATCATCCAGGTCGAAGACTTCCTCATGGCCACCAGCCAATTGGCTCAGACCACGCTGCGGGCGGTGCTCGGTAAACATGAACTCGATGAACTGCTGGCTGAACGGGAACGGCTGAACATCGACATCCAGCAAGTGCTCGACGCCCAGACCGATGCCTGGGGCATCAAGGTCGCGAACGTCGAGATCAAGCACGTGGACCTCAACGAATCGATGGTCCGCGCCATCGCCAAACAGGCCGAAGCCGAACGGGAACGCCGGGCCAAGGTGATTCACGCCGAAGGTGAATTGCAGGCTTCGGAAAAACTGATGCAAGCGGCCGAGATGTTGGGGCGTCAGCCGGGGGCGATGCAGTTGCGGTACATGCAGACGTTGAGTTCGATTGCCGGGGACAAGACAGCGACGATTGTCTTTCCGCTGCCGATCGAATTGCTCAAGGGGATGGCGGATTTGTCGTCCAAATCCTGA
- a CDS encoding NfeD family protein, whose product MNIRCCAVASLLVVSGSVFAADTVVLLAPNPIGIWLITFGIAFLIAEAALPNYGVIGLGGIVMFVIGAVVLTNTEVPVPLMIGLGLISALLLVFLLIHALKTRPRENVSGDAGLVGSVTPVMSLAGNDYNGWVHLQGEKWQVLSTTPLQPGQKVRVVARKGLLLEVAAADAASKGE is encoded by the coding sequence GTGAACATTCGTTGCTGTGCAGTTGCGTCGCTGTTGGTCGTGAGCGGATCGGTCTTCGCCGCGGACACCGTCGTCCTGCTGGCCCCCAACCCTATCGGGATCTGGCTGATCACATTCGGCATCGCCTTTCTGATCGCCGAAGCGGCGCTGCCCAATTACGGCGTGATCGGGTTGGGCGGCATTGTGATGTTCGTGATTGGCGCGGTGGTTCTGACCAACACCGAAGTGCCTGTGCCATTGATGATCGGCCTCGGTCTGATCAGCGCCCTGCTACTGGTTTTCCTGCTGATTCACGCCCTGAAAACCCGACCACGCGAAAACGTCAGTGGCGATGCAGGACTGGTGGGCAGCGTGACCCCGGTGATGTCGCTGGCCGGCAATGACTACAACGGCTGGGTGCATTTGCAAGGAGAGAAGTGGCAAGTCCTCAGCACTACGCCGCTGCAACCCGGGCAAAAGGTCCGGGTGGTGGCACGCAAGGGATTACTGCTGGAAGTGGCCGCAGCTGATGCGGCGTCGAAGGGAGAATAG
- a CDS encoding aminoacyl-tRNA deacylase, which produces MRMAKTLQSSLEKARCEYDIVSHPHSASSLETARLAGIPAERVAKSVILDDQHGHFLMAVLPASRHLDLSKVRSSGEWQVSRESNLPHLFDDCERGAVPALGEAYGLDVVIDPLLTRQKDIYLEAGNHTNLLHMNVPEFLKMVPHAEVRELSQ; this is translated from the coding sequence ATGCGTATGGCAAAAACCCTGCAGAGCAGCCTGGAGAAGGCGCGCTGCGAATATGACATCGTGTCCCACCCGCACTCGGCCAGCAGCCTTGAAACCGCGCGACTCGCGGGCATTCCTGCCGAACGGGTGGCCAAGTCAGTCATCCTCGACGACCAACACGGGCATTTCCTGATGGCTGTACTGCCCGCCAGCCGCCATCTGGACCTGAGCAAAGTGCGCAGCAGTGGCGAATGGCAGGTTTCCCGGGAAAGTAACCTGCCGCACCTGTTCGATGATTGCGAACGCGGCGCCGTGCCCGCCCTTGGCGAGGCCTATGGGCTCGACGTGGTCATCGACCCGCTGCTGACCCGGCAGAAAGACATCTACCTGGAAGCCGGCAACCACACCAATCTGCTGCACATGAACGTGCCAGAGTTTCTGAAAATGGTGCCGCATGCGGAGGTGCGTGAGTTGAGCCAGTGA
- a CDS encoding DUF2789 domain-containing protein — protein MESPTHTLPSLFKQLGLPDDAESIDKFIATHSPLKPELHLADAFFWSEGQAQLLREEILDDADWAEVVDQLDVLMRKGRGV, from the coding sequence ATGGAATCCCCAACCCACACCCTCCCTTCCCTGTTCAAACAACTTGGCCTGCCGGACGACGCCGAAAGCATCGATAAATTCATCGCCACCCACTCACCGCTCAAGCCCGAATTGCATCTGGCCGATGCATTTTTCTGGAGCGAGGGCCAAGCGCAGTTGTTGCGGGAGGAAATTCTGGATGATGCAGATTGGGCTGAGGTGGTGGATCAACTGGATGTGCTGATGAGGAAGGGGCGGGGGGTGTAA
- a CDS encoding type II toxin-antitoxin system Phd/YefM family antitoxin, with amino-acid sequence MQNVLADIAVSVSELKKNPSAVLNGAHGGPVAVLNHNRVMGYMVPADVFECMMERLDDLELAEIVRSRRHETPVPVNLDDL; translated from the coding sequence ATGCAAAATGTTCTGGCCGACATCGCTGTCAGCGTGTCTGAGTTGAAGAAAAATCCATCAGCGGTACTGAACGGCGCTCATGGCGGGCCTGTGGCAGTGCTAAATCACAATCGCGTCATGGGCTACATGGTTCCGGCCGATGTTTTCGAGTGCATGATGGAGCGACTCGATGATCTGGAACTGGCGGAAATTGTCCGCTCTCGCAGGCATGAGACACCGGTGCCGGTAAATCTGGATGACCTATAA